Proteins from one Pseudoalteromonas rubra genomic window:
- a CDS encoding Na/Pi symporter, which produces MSEQNQTSLVAKILNWTAIALLVYLVLVAVGTVSGGFKLASGGTEGAKEIFAFATNPFVALMLGAFATALVQSSSTVTSVIVGLVAGGLPLGIAIPMIMGANIGTTITNTLVSIGHIRDKEEFQRAFAASTVHDFFNLFAVAIFLPLEIMFGLLEKFSAALSHLFVGDADLSLKSYNFIKPLVKPAVGLVKDAVSFLDGKAVGIAMVVVGIAMILFAVTTLGKLLKKALVGRAKELLHSAIGRGPIAGISSGAAVTVMVQSSSTTTSLMIPLAGSGVFTTRQIYPFTLGANIGTTITALLAATSITGPNAEVALTIALVHVMFNVFAVGLIYGLPLLREIPLQLAEKLARIGTRNKSAAFGYVLGSFFVLPGLLMLAIK; this is translated from the coding sequence ATGAGTGAACAAAATCAAACCTCTCTTGTTGCAAAGATCTTAAATTGGACCGCAATTGCATTACTGGTCTATCTTGTTTTAGTTGCTGTTGGCACCGTAAGTGGTGGTTTCAAATTAGCTTCAGGCGGCACAGAAGGTGCTAAAGAAATCTTCGCATTCGCAACGAACCCATTTGTCGCGCTAATGCTGGGTGCATTTGCCACCGCGCTCGTTCAGTCTTCGTCTACTGTTACTTCAGTTATTGTCGGTCTGGTTGCAGGTGGTCTGCCATTGGGCATCGCCATTCCTATGATCATGGGTGCTAACATTGGTACCACTATAACTAACACACTGGTCTCAATTGGTCATATTCGTGATAAAGAAGAGTTCCAACGTGCATTTGCCGCATCAACAGTGCATGACTTCTTTAACTTGTTTGCAGTCGCGATTTTCCTGCCGCTGGAAATTATGTTTGGTCTGCTGGAAAAATTCTCAGCAGCACTGTCGCACCTGTTCGTTGGTGACGCAGACTTATCTCTGAAAAGCTATAACTTCATCAAACCGCTTGTAAAGCCTGCAGTTGGCCTGGTTAAAGACGCAGTAAGTTTCCTTGACGGTAAAGCTGTAGGTATTGCAATGGTTGTAGTTGGTATTGCCATGATCTTATTCGCAGTAACCACCCTGGGTAAACTACTTAAGAAAGCACTTGTTGGCCGTGCAAAAGAGCTTCTGCACAGTGCAATTGGTCGTGGTCCAATCGCGGGCATCAGTTCAGGTGCAGCTGTAACCGTGATGGTTCAGTCTTCATCAACCACAACTAGCCTGATGATCCCTCTGGCAGGTAGCGGTGTATTCACCACGCGTCAAATCTACCCATTCACACTGGGTGCAAACATTGGTACTACTATCACAGCATTACTTGCTGCTACGTCTATCACGGGTCCGAATGCAGAAGTTGCACTGACGATTGCATTGGTTCACGTTATGTTTAACGTATTTGCTGTTGGCCTGATATACGGCTTGCCACTGCTTCGTGAAATCCCGCTGCAATTGGCCGAGAAACTGGCACGCATTGGAACACGTAATAAATCTGCGGCATTTGGTTATGTACTAGGTTCCTTCTTTGTCTTGCCTGGCCTGTTGATGCTTGCAATCAAATAA
- a CDS encoding sensor histidine kinase: protein MIVTNGYRVLFMHFISMLLIASFLFVGHATSAEHQQRFVIDDTTTQITLNNATFFYDYDRQIKAPGDISEFLPQFVPLNKIDKRPQHKLYSKWVSLKLDNQSSSADWVLSFGFARLPKLVVYQVDGGEFEQVLSQDEDAKFDERPVQDPQMYLPLDLKPGHSEFLIEYQTFANAPANLRLHSNANYLSTSQLSILTNASLAGVVAAILLIVIVNLAFNRNTTNVFYAMWTLLFLLIVIDMAGFSFQYFWPNHGFFSGQFSIALMAIVPIFHLLFVRGFLQLKHYHPTLNTVYVLGTWLYIILVPTALYLESVYYNLLASTFVIPLFVYTCIWSFRQKGPGMRTFTYSLINHLLFLNVLTIVGASYGNLIDVFEITSFIKVGYLIEVLLFTVALALQHKSLQGQLVKHLEQQVNALNRTVDSERQVVNEQVNQLKAKEEQLFTDLSHELRTPLTVMKIQVESLQYNIVENVEDSYAKLMTKIDELHKFIDQLMLVTGDRDVASILNKEQVKVAHFINETFQTCMTYVDPKKARLEVVNRLDPHFTMQFDKRSIGNAILEVVKNALKYGGEGVDIKMSAMVTEQNLVLRIEDSGMPLSYDAHRQLFQPLFREEASRSSLSGGKGMGLAVCKKIVECHGGKIDSHNSLLGGLCIEIILPTAETDMALV, encoded by the coding sequence ATGATAGTTACAAATGGTTACCGAGTCTTGTTCATGCATTTTATCTCAATGCTTTTAATAGCGAGCTTTTTGTTTGTAGGTCATGCCACTAGCGCAGAACACCAGCAAAGATTTGTCATTGACGACACTACCACACAGATCACTTTGAATAACGCCACCTTTTTTTATGATTATGACAGGCAAATTAAAGCGCCTGGCGATATATCCGAGTTTCTCCCGCAATTTGTCCCCCTGAACAAGATTGATAAGCGGCCTCAACATAAACTCTATTCTAAATGGGTGTCGCTGAAACTCGACAATCAATCAAGTTCAGCGGATTGGGTACTCTCATTTGGTTTTGCCAGATTGCCCAAACTGGTGGTTTATCAGGTGGACGGGGGGGAGTTTGAGCAGGTGCTGTCACAGGATGAAGACGCGAAGTTTGATGAACGGCCAGTTCAGGACCCGCAAATGTACTTACCATTAGACTTGAAACCGGGTCACAGCGAATTCTTGATTGAGTACCAAACGTTTGCAAATGCACCAGCTAATTTGCGTTTACACTCCAATGCTAACTATTTATCCACGTCACAACTCAGCATACTTACCAATGCCAGCCTGGCCGGTGTCGTTGCTGCCATTTTGCTAATCGTCATTGTTAACCTGGCCTTCAACCGCAATACAACCAATGTCTTCTATGCTATGTGGACTTTGTTATTTTTGCTTATTGTGATTGATATGGCGGGCTTCTCATTTCAGTATTTTTGGCCCAATCATGGCTTTTTCAGTGGCCAATTCTCAATAGCACTGATGGCAATAGTTCCCATATTTCACCTGTTGTTCGTACGTGGCTTTTTACAGCTAAAACACTATCACCCGACGCTTAATACTGTTTACGTCTTGGGAACATGGCTTTATATCATTCTGGTACCCACCGCTTTGTATCTTGAAAGTGTGTATTACAACTTACTCGCCAGTACCTTTGTTATCCCACTGTTTGTGTATACCTGCATATGGAGTTTCAGACAAAAAGGGCCCGGAATGCGCACCTTTACATATAGTCTGATTAATCACCTGCTATTTCTAAATGTGCTTACCATAGTTGGGGCGAGTTATGGAAATCTGATTGACGTGTTTGAGATCACGTCCTTCATTAAAGTGGGCTATCTAATAGAAGTGCTGTTATTTACTGTCGCTCTTGCATTGCAACATAAATCACTTCAGGGACAGTTAGTCAAACATCTGGAGCAACAGGTTAATGCCCTCAACCGCACCGTTGATAGTGAAAGGCAGGTGGTGAATGAGCAGGTGAATCAGCTAAAAGCCAAAGAAGAACAACTTTTCACCGACCTGTCGCATGAATTACGTACACCACTAACAGTGATGAAAATCCAGGTAGAGTCTTTGCAATACAATATTGTCGAAAATGTCGAAGATTCTTATGCCAAATTAATGACAAAAATAGACGAGCTTCACAAGTTTATCGATCAGTTGATGCTGGTGACGGGCGATAGAGACGTTGCGAGTATTCTCAATAAAGAACAAGTAAAAGTGGCGCACTTTATCAATGAAACCTTCCAAACCTGTATGACCTATGTGGATCCCAAAAAAGCGCGACTTGAAGTGGTAAATAGGCTCGACCCACACTTTACGATGCAGTTTGATAAACGCTCTATCGGCAACGCCATTTTGGAAGTCGTGAAAAATGCGCTGAAGTATGGTGGTGAAGGTGTAGACATTAAAATGAGCGCGATGGTCACAGAGCAAAATCTGGTACTTAGAATTGAAGATTCGGGTATGCCCTTGTCCTATGATGCACACAGGCAGTTGTTTCAGCCTTTGTTCCGGGAAGAGGCGTCACGAAGCTCGCTGAGTGGGGGTAAAGGCATGGGCTTGGCGGTGTGCAAGAAAATTGTAGAGTGTCATGGTGGTAAAATTGATTCGCACAATAGCCTGCTGGGAGGATTGTGTATTGAAATTATCCTGCCTACCGCAGAGACAGACATGGCTTTGGTATAG
- a CDS encoding DUF885 domain-containing protein: MIKKTLIALIVGFALTGCEVTSVNVQSQQHSVEQAEANTQMMTLAQAYFDESITLSPLSATFFGMSEYNDKFELPLGPDSLAQSRAFTARYLARLESLDRSKLSGQAKLSYDILHYELVQSKAAEQFDDQFMPIDQMYGPHHVFAAMGSGESAQPFKTVDDYSNFLKRADGFVIWLQSVQAMMIQGIERKVVLPRAITAKVIPQFSTHVVDRAEDTVFWGPIKNLPESFSDEEKRQITQSYKHYIERTLIPAYQDMVSFLETTYLPASRTSVGYSDLPNGQAWYQHYIKENTTLDMTATEIHQLGLSEVKRIRDEMSSVKEQVGFEGDLQAFFEHLRNSEEFYFQSEAELIKAYEDVKKKIDARVPLLFDIKPKADYVVKPVEAFRAASAAGASYESPAPDGSRPGVFYINSHNLKAQPKFIVETLSIHEAAPGHHFQLALQQEIDDLPEFRKFGGSTVFVEGWALYAESLGKELGLFTDPYQWYGRLSDEQLRAMRLVVDTGLHAKGWTRAQAIDFMLDNSSMAKSDVEAEVERYIAWPGQAVSYKVGQFKIRQLREYAEQELGERFDIRAFHNQVLIDGAVPMPVLEAKIQRWVESQK; this comes from the coding sequence ATGATAAAAAAAACCCTGATAGCGCTCATCGTTGGTTTTGCACTGACTGGATGCGAAGTAACATCCGTTAATGTGCAGTCTCAACAACATAGTGTTGAGCAAGCCGAAGCGAATACGCAGATGATGACGCTTGCACAGGCCTACTTCGATGAAAGCATAACGCTCAGCCCGTTATCAGCCACTTTTTTTGGTATGTCTGAGTACAACGATAAGTTTGAGCTACCGCTTGGACCTGATAGTTTAGCGCAGTCACGCGCATTCACGGCTCGATATCTTGCTCGGCTGGAGTCGCTTGACCGAAGTAAACTCAGCGGCCAGGCAAAACTATCCTACGATATTCTCCATTATGAGCTGGTGCAAAGCAAAGCAGCTGAACAGTTTGATGATCAGTTTATGCCCATTGACCAAATGTACGGTCCACATCATGTATTTGCAGCCATGGGATCTGGTGAAAGTGCGCAGCCTTTTAAAACGGTTGATGATTATAGCAATTTTCTTAAACGCGCAGACGGCTTTGTTATCTGGTTGCAGTCTGTGCAGGCTATGATGATTCAGGGTATTGAGCGTAAGGTTGTATTACCACGTGCCATTACGGCCAAAGTTATCCCCCAGTTTAGCACACATGTTGTCGATAGAGCGGAAGACACGGTTTTCTGGGGACCAATAAAGAATCTCCCTGAATCATTTTCTGATGAAGAAAAACGTCAAATTACGCAATCCTACAAACATTACATCGAGCGCACTCTGATACCGGCGTATCAAGACATGGTGAGTTTTTTAGAGACAACTTATTTGCCTGCATCCAGAACGTCAGTGGGTTATAGCGATTTACCGAATGGTCAGGCCTGGTATCAGCACTATATTAAAGAAAATACCACGCTTGACATGACCGCAACCGAAATCCACCAGCTGGGTCTGAGCGAAGTTAAGCGTATTCGCGACGAGATGAGCAGTGTTAAAGAGCAAGTGGGTTTCGAGGGAGACCTTCAGGCATTTTTTGAGCATCTGCGGAACAGTGAAGAGTTCTATTTTCAGTCTGAGGCCGAGTTAATAAAGGCATATGAAGACGTGAAAAAGAAAATCGATGCACGCGTTCCTTTATTGTTTGATATTAAGCCAAAGGCTGATTATGTCGTTAAGCCTGTTGAAGCTTTCCGTGCAGCGTCTGCCGCTGGGGCATCCTATGAGAGTCCTGCTCCGGATGGCTCAAGACCCGGTGTTTTTTATATAAATAGCCACAATTTAAAGGCACAACCTAAGTTTATAGTTGAGACGTTATCCATCCATGAAGCAGCACCTGGGCACCATTTTCAATTGGCGTTGCAGCAGGAAATTGATGATTTGCCAGAGTTTCGTAAATTCGGTGGCTCAACGGTGTTTGTCGAAGGCTGGGCATTGTATGCTGAAAGTCTGGGTAAAGAGCTGGGATTGTTTACCGACCCGTACCAGTGGTACGGACGATTGTCTGACGAACAGTTGAGAGCGATGAGGCTTGTGGTGGATACAGGTTTGCATGCCAAAGGCTGGACACGTGCTCAGGCCATTGATTTTATGCTTGATAACTCTTCGATGGCGAAAAGTGATGTAGAAGCAGAGGTAGAGCGTTATATCGCCTGGCCCGGGCAGGCCGTGTCTTACAAAGTAGGCCAGTTTAAGATCAGACAGCTCAGAGAGTACGCCGAGCAAGAGTTAGGTGAACGGTTTGATATTCGTGCCTTTCATAATCAGGTTCTGATTGATGGCGCTGTCCCTATGCCTGTTTTAGAAGCCAAAATTCAGCGCTGGGTTGAATCCCAGAAGTAG
- a CDS encoding YcgN family cysteine cluster protein — protein sequence MNTTPFWIEKSLEEMNQQEWEAICDGCGKCCLHSFIDSDEEEEEQFSSTDVLREGEELLYTDVVCQYSDANTCACTRYTERQTLVPSCVQLTKDNLKDIFFMPQSCSYRRLHEGRGLASWHPLLHNGSKQAMHDAGISILGKAISENDVDLENDFEDHIVTWPEQDTD from the coding sequence ATGAATACAACTCCTTTTTGGATAGAAAAATCACTTGAAGAAATGAACCAGCAGGAGTGGGAAGCCATTTGTGATGGTTGTGGTAAGTGCTGTCTGCATTCCTTTATAGATTCAGACGAAGAAGAGGAAGAACAATTTAGTAGCACTGACGTACTTAGGGAAGGGGAAGAGCTACTTTACACCGATGTGGTGTGTCAATACAGTGATGCAAATACGTGCGCCTGTACGCGATATACTGAGCGTCAGACACTGGTACCATCTTGCGTGCAGTTAACCAAAGATAACCTTAAGGACATCTTTTTTATGCCACAATCTTGTAGCTACCGTAGGTTGCACGAAGGACGTGGTCTCGCAAGCTGGCATCCATTGCTTCACAATGGCTCAAAACAGGCAATGCATGACGCCGGGATTAGTATCCTGGGCAAAGCCATTAGTGAGAATGACGTAGATCTTGAAAATGATTTCGAAGATCACATCGTTACCTGGCCTGAGCAGGATACAGATTAA
- a CDS encoding MBL fold metallo-hydrolase, producing the protein MNKTYVVLPLTICLSACIANQVEITQSEHTVVKYKTTEGYTDRFANLYKQPENYPYTCEESCYPDTPFIECQDNMEQCAYVGEQPNVESKYGFQVKWLGHASFLLTMPDGQQILVDPVSEQFDWPIDLGFKLTGGFYRTEPEWPVSSELDNLTGVVYSHIHYDHFNKADIAALGTQPTYYTPLGFADYFADGGYKINEMAWYASAQQNALTVHFVPAHHFSSRVIVPYLTEDNDATLWGGWLFEYQGKTLFYAGDTGYSAHFKDIQKKYGDIDVCLLPIASYHHEEYGNWYRNVHLTPEDMLAAADDLNCKQVVPWGYGNMSWKMGDLTSHSALFRLLHVKQTLAPTRPIYILNEGESVTF; encoded by the coding sequence ATGAACAAAACCTATGTAGTGCTTCCTTTGACTATCTGCCTGAGCGCCTGTATCGCAAATCAGGTTGAGATCACGCAATCAGAACACACAGTGGTCAAATATAAAACCACGGAAGGATATACAGACCGATTTGCCAATCTCTATAAACAGCCAGAAAACTACCCCTATACTTGTGAAGAATCCTGTTACCCTGACACCCCATTCATTGAATGCCAGGACAATATGGAGCAATGTGCCTACGTAGGTGAGCAACCTAATGTCGAAAGTAAGTACGGCTTTCAGGTCAAATGGCTGGGACATGCGAGTTTTTTGCTAACTATGCCTGATGGACAGCAAATACTCGTAGACCCTGTGAGTGAACAGTTTGATTGGCCAATTGACCTAGGTTTTAAGTTAACCGGGGGATTTTATCGCACTGAGCCAGAGTGGCCGGTGAGCTCTGAGTTGGACAATCTAACAGGTGTGGTATATTCCCACATACATTACGATCACTTCAATAAAGCAGATATAGCAGCCTTAGGAACTCAGCCAACCTACTATACCCCACTCGGATTTGCCGATTACTTTGCTGATGGCGGATACAAGATTAACGAGATGGCATGGTATGCAAGTGCTCAGCAAAATGCGCTCACCGTGCACTTTGTGCCTGCACACCATTTTAGCAGCCGGGTGATTGTCCCCTACCTAACCGAAGACAACGACGCAACATTGTGGGGTGGCTGGCTATTCGAGTATCAGGGAAAAACATTGTTCTACGCAGGAGATACTGGCTACTCTGCTCACTTCAAAGACATACAAAAGAAATATGGGGATATTGATGTTTGTCTGCTGCCAATCGCGTCGTATCACCATGAGGAATATGGTAATTGGTATAGAAATGTTCACCTAACGCCGGAAGATATGTTAGCAGCCGCCGATGATCTTAACTGTAAGCAGGTGGTGCCCTGGGGATATGGCAATATGAGCTGGAAAATGGGAGATTTAACCTCCCACTCTGCGCTGTTTCGGCTACTTCACGTAAAACAAACGCTGGCACCAACGCGCCCTATCTACATACTCAATGAAGGAGAGAGTGTGACTTTCTAG
- a CDS encoding carbohydrate kinase family protein, whose protein sequence is MSLVCFGEALIDFLSDGKEPESFTKYAGGAPANVAVAVARQGVSASFCGMVGDDMFGKFIKRELQHNQVNCDYLISTDKAKTALAFVSLDNSGERSFSFYRPPAADLLFRADDFDSKMFDTHSLLHVCSNSLTESNIYKTTISALTQARAKGMATSFDMNLRENLWASLAHCSKRVWHVISNADIVKLSLEELEFLNTQSHTSLPQSHTIDAIMAANVKLLVITDGGNPIRFYGRSFEGSVNVPDVTAVDTTAAGDAFVGGLLATLIRQQQNQAINSLLGDPDIVNSAVEYASRCGAYAVTRYGAFNSLPGHKDVT, encoded by the coding sequence ATGAGTTTAGTCTGTTTTGGTGAAGCCCTGATAGATTTTCTGTCTGATGGTAAAGAGCCTGAATCTTTTACTAAATATGCAGGCGGAGCGCCTGCAAATGTCGCAGTGGCCGTAGCTCGTCAGGGGGTTTCAGCGAGCTTCTGTGGTATGGTTGGTGATGATATGTTTGGCAAGTTTATCAAACGTGAATTGCAGCATAATCAGGTAAATTGTGATTACCTGATCAGCACAGATAAAGCAAAAACCGCACTTGCGTTTGTTTCTTTGGATAATTCCGGAGAAAGGAGCTTCAGCTTCTATCGCCCGCCAGCGGCTGATCTGCTATTTCGCGCGGATGACTTTGACAGCAAGATGTTTGACACCCATTCATTGTTACATGTCTGTAGTAATAGCCTGACTGAAAGCAACATCTACAAAACAACCATATCTGCCTTGACTCAGGCACGCGCAAAAGGAATGGCCACCAGCTTTGACATGAACCTGAGAGAAAACCTGTGGGCTTCCCTGGCACATTGCTCAAAGCGTGTCTGGCATGTTATTTCCAACGCAGATATTGTGAAACTGTCACTTGAAGAGCTCGAGTTTTTAAATACCCAAAGTCATACGAGCCTACCACAGTCGCATACCATCGACGCGATTATGGCTGCAAACGTAAAATTGCTCGTCATTACAGATGGCGGCAATCCGATTCGATTTTATGGACGCTCATTTGAAGGAAGTGTCAATGTCCCTGATGTCACAGCGGTCGACACCACGGCAGCAGGAGATGCATTCGTAGGAGGGTTACTGGCAACGCTCATTCGCCAGCAACAAAACCAGGCCATCAATTCATTGCTGGGCGATCCGGACATCGTAAACTCAGCTGTCGAATATGCCAGCCGCTGCGGTGCTTATGCAGTGACCCGTTACGGGGCGTTCAATTCTTTACCTGGGCATAAAGATGTTACATAA
- a CDS encoding AGE family epimerase/isomerase — protein MSINFKNDDFLLKHINRTMDFYHPQCINPSGGFFHYFLDDGTVYNQHARHLVSSTRFVFNYAMAFLQTQEPEYLNQVRNGLDFLETVHKQPNGGYAWVINKKQAEDTTNHCYGLAFVLLANAVALKAGIESATDTIESVWCLLEEKYFQSDYQLYLDEYNGDFSIADPYRGQNANMHMCEALLMCFEATNDNKFLERAHTLAFTMTVKQAELADGLIWEHYTENWQIDWEYNLDNPKHLFRPWGFQPGHQTEWSKLLLILHRHMPQDWMIERARYLFDAALETAWDKEHGGIFYGFAPDKSICDADKYFWVQAESFAAAALLAHATGEDCYWQWYDKIWQYCWDNMIDHEHGAWYRILNSRNEKYSNEKSPAGKTDYHTMGACYEVLRAKQLGQEK, from the coding sequence ATGTCTATAAATTTCAAAAACGACGATTTCTTACTTAAGCATATTAACCGGACAATGGACTTTTACCACCCTCAATGTATCAACCCCAGTGGTGGCTTCTTCCACTATTTTCTGGACGATGGCACCGTTTACAATCAGCATGCTCGTCATCTGGTTTCCAGTACCCGGTTTGTCTTCAATTATGCGATGGCCTTTTTGCAGACCCAAGAGCCTGAATATCTGAATCAGGTACGTAACGGTCTGGATTTTCTGGAGACGGTGCATAAGCAACCAAATGGTGGATATGCTTGGGTCATCAATAAAAAACAGGCTGAAGACACCACCAATCATTGTTATGGCCTTGCCTTTGTGCTGCTTGCTAATGCCGTCGCACTTAAGGCGGGAATTGAGTCAGCCACAGACACCATTGAGTCCGTCTGGTGTTTGTTAGAAGAGAAATACTTTCAAAGCGATTACCAGCTATACCTCGACGAGTATAACGGCGACTTCAGTATTGCAGACCCTTATCGTGGTCAGAATGCCAATATGCACATGTGCGAAGCGCTATTAATGTGTTTTGAGGCCACTAATGACAACAAATTTCTCGAACGCGCTCACACCCTGGCATTCACAATGACAGTAAAACAGGCAGAGTTGGCTGATGGCCTTATTTGGGAACACTACACTGAGAACTGGCAGATCGACTGGGAATATAACCTGGATAATCCCAAACACCTTTTTCGCCCCTGGGGGTTTCAACCAGGCCACCAGACCGAGTGGAGCAAGTTACTCCTAATCCTGCATAGGCACATGCCACAAGACTGGATGATAGAGCGTGCACGCTACCTGTTTGACGCCGCACTAGAAACAGCCTGGGACAAAGAGCATGGCGGAATATTCTATGGATTTGCGCCAGACAAGAGTATCTGCGACGCTGACAAGTATTTTTGGGTTCAGGCTGAGAGCTTTGCCGCCGCCGCTCTGCTTGCTCACGCTACGGGCGAAGATTGCTACTGGCAGTGGTACGACAAAATATGGCAGTATTGCTGGGACAATATGATAGACCATGAACATGGTGCCTGGTACAGGATCCTGAACAGTCGTAACGAGAAGTACAGCAACGAAAAAAGTCCTGCTGGCAAAACCGACTATCACACCATGGGGGCTTGTTACGAAGTACTGAGAGCTAAGCAGCTTGGGCAGGAGAAATAA
- a CDS encoding sugar MFS transporter has product MSEINTNQSYVASGDAKNNNYLLPLTAMTTLFFLWGFITVLNDVLIPRLKAVFDLSYTEAMLVQFCFFSAYFIVSLPAGAFLKRYGYKNGVLTGLVVAAAGCLLFYPAVVVHEYWLFLTALFVLASGITVLQVSANPYVAALGPEKTASSRLNLAQALNSLGTTVGPAVGGMLLFGAGASMATDASADSVKVPYLILAGALLLIAAVFAFLKLPTIEAHTEEGDCKARGHKLTEAPHLVMGVAAIFCYVGAEVAIGSFLVNYFAEPSIAGMEEHTAAKYISYYWGGAMVGRFIGSAALQKISPSKALMFNAIAIIALLLLTMSTDGKLAMFAVLAVGLFNSIMFPTIFSIAIEGLGSLTSKGSGWLCLAIVGGALVPLAQGLVADSAGIQISFVVPMVCYVFIAWYGLNVVSLYKQWQQKVDC; this is encoded by the coding sequence GTGAGCGAAATCAACACTAACCAAAGTTATGTTGCCAGTGGAGATGCAAAGAACAACAACTATTTGTTACCACTGACCGCAATGACCACCCTGTTTTTTCTATGGGGATTCATAACCGTACTTAATGATGTACTGATCCCGCGTCTCAAAGCGGTGTTTGACCTGAGTTATACCGAAGCCATGCTTGTTCAGTTTTGCTTCTTTAGCGCCTATTTTATTGTCTCTTTACCAGCTGGTGCTTTTCTAAAACGGTATGGCTACAAAAATGGTGTATTAACCGGCCTTGTTGTTGCAGCGGCTGGCTGTCTTTTGTTTTATCCAGCGGTTGTCGTACATGAATACTGGTTATTCCTGACTGCTTTATTTGTATTGGCTTCAGGTATTACGGTTTTGCAGGTGTCTGCAAACCCATATGTTGCAGCACTAGGCCCGGAAAAAACCGCGTCCAGTCGATTAAATTTGGCGCAAGCGCTGAATTCTCTGGGTACTACGGTCGGTCCGGCTGTTGGCGGTATGCTGTTGTTTGGTGCCGGCGCGAGCATGGCGACAGATGCGAGTGCTGACTCTGTTAAAGTCCCTTATCTGATACTGGCAGGAGCCTTGTTGCTGATAGCCGCAGTATTTGCATTTCTTAAACTACCAACAATTGAAGCGCACACAGAAGAGGGGGATTGTAAAGCACGTGGTCACAAGTTAACTGAAGCACCCCATCTGGTTATGGGTGTGGCTGCCATATTTTGTTATGTTGGTGCTGAAGTTGCGATTGGTAGCTTCCTGGTTAACTATTTTGCAGAGCCTTCGATCGCCGGTATGGAAGAGCATACCGCAGCAAAATATATATCTTATTACTGGGGTGGTGCTATGGTTGGCCGCTTTATTGGCTCTGCCGCTTTGCAGAAAATCTCTCCTTCTAAAGCGCTGATGTTTAATGCTATTGCAATCATTGCGCTGTTGCTGCTCACTATGTCAACCGATGGTAAACTGGCTATGTTTGCAGTACTTGCGGTGGGTTTGTTCAACTCAATCATGTTCCCGACTATTTTTTCTATTGCCATCGAGGGACTCGGGTCACTAACCAGCAAAGGTTCAGGTTGGTTGTGTCTGGCGATTGTAGGTGGAGCGTTGGTTCCTCTGGCTCAGGGTCTGGTTGCAGACAGCGCTGGTATACAGATCAGCTTTGTTGTTCCTATGGTTTGCTACGTATTTATTGCATGGTATGGCCTGAACGTGGTGTCTCTATACAAACAGTGGCAGCAAAAAGTCGATTGCTAA